The Thermodesulfobacteriota bacterium genome includes the window CGGAGATGATCATCGACCGGCGCTCGCGTCCCATCATCACCTTGTCCTTGGCCATCTCGAAGCAGGCCATGGACACCTTGGTAAGGTTTGAGCTCGCAGCGTGAAGAGCGGCCTCGTTGCACAGATTCGCAAGGTCGGCGCCGGTGAACCCGGGCGTCCCTTTCGCCAGCGTCTCGAGGTTGACGTCGTCCCCCAACGGGATCTTCCGGGTGTGGACGCCGAGGATCTGCTCCCTGCCGCGGACGTCGGGCTTCGGCACCACGACCTGCCGGTCGAAGCGGCCGGGACGCATGAGGGCCGGGTCGAGGACGTCGGGGCGGTTCGTGGCCGCGATGAGGATGAGCCCCTCGGTCGATTCGAACCCGTCCATCTCGACGAGGAGCTGGTTCAGCGTCTGCTCCCGCTCGTCGTGCCCGCCGCCGAGCCCCGCCCCGCGATGCCTCCCCACCGCGTCGATCTCGTCGATGAAGATCAGGCACGGCGCGGATTTCTTCCCCTGGATGAACAGGTCGCGCACCCGGGCCGCGCCCACCCCGACGAACATCTCCACGAAGTCGGACCCGCTGATGGAGAAGAACGGAACGCCCGCCTCCCCCGCGATCGCCCGCGCCAGCAGCGTTTTCCCGGTCCCCGGCGAGCCGACCAGCAGGACCCCCTTCGGGATCCGTCCGCCCAGCTTGGTGAACTTCTTCGGATCGCGAAGGAAGGCGATGATCTCCTGGAGCTCCTCCTTCGCCTCCTCGATCCCCGCCACGTCCGCGAAGGTGACCTTGTTCGTCGACTCCGTCAACAGCTTCGCCCGGCTCTTCCCGAAGGACATGGCCTTGCCGCCGCCCGACTGCATCTGGCGCATGAAGAAGATCCAGACGCCGATCAGGAGGAGCATCGGCAGCCAGGAGACGAGGAGCGTCATGTACCACGGGTTGTCGTCGAGCGGTTTCGCCGTGATCTGGACGCCGCGCGTCCGCAGCGTCTTCACCAGGTCGGGATCTTCCGGCGCGAACGTGTGGAAGACCTTCTTCTGCATGCCGGAGGATTCGGTGTATCTCCCGGTGATCTCATGCCCCTTGATGGTGACGTCCCGGACTTTCCCGGAATCCACGGAGGCGATGAACTCGGAGAAGGATATTTCGTCGGTCTCGGCGTTCTGGGCCTTGAACGTGTTGAACAGGAAGAACATCGCCATGATGATAAGGACCCAGAGGGCGAGGTTGCGATAGAACGGGTTCAAGCGGATGGTCTCCTCCGGCTACTTGAAATAACTTAGAATTTTAGCATACCTCGTATCCGCGGTCACGGCCGCATGGGCCGAGCGGATCACGCCCGGGACCCAGAGGATCGTCCCTTCCGAATCGCAGACCGCGGGCCGGCCCCACCGCTCCTCCCTCGGGATCTTCCGGTCGATCAGGACCTCCTTCAACTTCTTCTCCCCCTCCTGCCCGAACGGAAGGATCCGGTCCCCGTAACGGAGCGGGCGCACGCGAAGCGGGAGCCTGAGGCGTTCTGCGTCGAACACCTCCGCGTTCCCCCGCCCGGCGATCCGCTTCGCCACGGCGGGGGTCACGTTCCTCCTCTCTTCGGTCCGCAATCCGCCCGCCAGGGCATCCGCCGCTTTCGATTCCGCCTTGACCAAGCGGGCTTCCTCGTATCGGTTGACCAGTTCCCAGCCCTTTCCCGCCTTGATCCGCCCGGAAGGCTTTCCTGTGAGGATCGAACGGTCCATGGCCTCCAGGAGACGCTCGTTCGGCGCTAATCCGAGTTTTTCAAAACAGGCCTTCTGCAAAATCCTCACGCGCAGCAGCGACGGCATAATGGAGTACGTTTTCCGGTTAATCATAAATTCCACGGAAGGCTCCCCGGATCCCTTCTTGACGTTTCGACGGATCCAACGGTTCGCCTCATTTTCAAGGTAGCCGTCGATCTCACGGAACCTTTCTCCCAACGTGAAGATCCTCTTCTTCACCTGTTTCCCGTACCGCTCGACCAACAAGGGGACAAGGACATGTCGGATCCAGTTCCGTTCGAACCGGGTGTCCAGGTTGGACCGGTCCAGCCGGTATGG containing:
- the ftsH gene encoding ATP-dependent zinc metalloprotease FtsH; this encodes MNPFYRNLALWVLIIMAMFFLFNTFKAQNAETDEISFSEFIASVDSGKVRDVTIKGHEITGRYTESSGMQKKVFHTFAPEDPDLVKTLRTRGVQITAKPLDDNPWYMTLLVSWLPMLLLIGVWIFFMRQMQSGGGKAMSFGKSRAKLLTESTNKVTFADVAGIEEAKEELQEIIAFLRDPKKFTKLGGRIPKGVLLVGSPGTGKTLLARAIAGEAGVPFFSISGSDFVEMFVGVGAARVRDLFIQGKKSAPCLIFIDEIDAVGRHRGAGLGGGHDEREQTLNQLLVEMDGFESTEGLILIAATNRPDVLDPALMRPGRFDRQVVVPKPDVRGREQILGVHTRKIPLGDDVNLETLAKGTPGFTGADLANLCNEAALHAASSNLTKVSMACFEMAKDKVMMGRERRSMIIS
- the tilS gene encoding tRNA lysidine(34) synthetase TilS, with the protein product MTRNVIIAAVSGGPDSIYLLEGLVRREKRKIVVGHVNHGTRGPESEKDQALVEHLTKKYGLETRICRIEKCGSRKGFEDRARRARHGFLKGLSAGYGGAAVAMAHTADDQIETVLMRFLEGAGIAGLKGIPRETEDGIVRPILGEWKEDILKYLKRKRIPYRLDRSNLDTRFERNWIRHVLVPLLVERYGKQVKKRIFTLGERFREIDGYLENEANRWIRRNVKKGSGEPSVEFMINRKTYSIMPSLLRVRILQKACFEKLGLAPNERLLEAMDRSILTGKPSGRIKAGKGWELVNRYEEARLVKAESKAADALAGGLRTEERRNVTPAVAKRIAGRGNAEVFDAERLRLPLRVRPLRYGDRILPFGQEGEKKLKEVLIDRKIPREERWGRPAVCDSEGTILWVPGVIRSAHAAVTADTRYAKILSYFK